The following are encoded in a window of Etheostoma cragini isolate CJK2018 chromosome 7, CSU_Ecrag_1.0, whole genome shotgun sequence genomic DNA:
- the slc6a17 gene encoding sodium-dependent neutral amino acid transporter SLC6A17: MPKNTKVTQREHSNEPVTESVADLLSLEHPMDYKSSQMSMGLSPGSTAPVKALIPSPDPDAEDGRPAWNNKLEYILAQVGFSVGLGNVWRFPYLCQKNGGGAYLVPYFILLLLIGIPLFFLELAVGQRIRRGSIGVWNYVCPQLGGIGVSSLMVCGFVGLYYNVIIGWSIFYFFQSFQYPLPWAECPIQRNGSQAIVEPECEKSSATTYFWYRQTLNITSSIDDTGGLNWKMTLSLLVAWILVCLAVIKGIQSSGKVMYFSSLFPYVVLFCFLVRGLMLKGAVDGIAHMFTPKLEKMLEPQVWREAATQVFFALGLGFGGVIAFSSYNKRDNNCHFDATLVSVINFVTSILATLVVFAVLGFKANIMNEKCVVENAEKILGFLNTGVLSKELIPPHINFSHLSAQDYAEMYGVIKTVKEDSFDQLGLDACVLEDELNKAVQGTGLAFIAFTEAMTHFPGSPFWSVMFFFMLINLGLGSMIGTMTGITTPILDAFKIRKEILCVACCIIAFLLGLLFVQRSGNYFVTMFDDYSAGLPLTVVVILENISVAWIYGTKRFMQDLEDMLGFRPYAFYYYMWRFVSPAVLVVLIFSTVIEMATSPAGYNAWVEAEGAERFHSYPPWALAMAYSLIVLAMLPLPLVFIVRHFNLVSDGSNKLSVSYRKGMMKDISNLEEQDEQRFILSKKLSEVPSPMPAHRAYLGPGGTQEMTNTNYGTSTKTGYQNIGSPESEL, from the exons ATGCCAAAGAACACTAAGGTGACCCAGCGGGAGCACAGTAATGAGCCGGTCACTGAGTCGGTGGCTGACCTGCTGTCCCTAGAGCACCCCATGGACTACAAGAGCAGTCAGATGAGTATGGGTTTGAGTCCTGGCTCTACTGCTCCAGTGAAGGCCCTGATACCCTCCCCTGACCCTGACGCAGAGGACGGCAGACCAGCCTGGAACAACAAACTAGAGTACATCCTGGCCCAGGTGGGCTTCTCTGTGGGCCTGGGTAACGTCTGGAGGTTCCCCTACCTGTGCCAGAAGAACGGTGGAG GTGCATACCTGGTGCCCTACTTTATTCTTCTCCTCCTCATTGGCATCCCCCTGTTCTTCCTGGAGCTGGCAGTGGGACAGAGGATCAGGCGTGGCAGCATCGGGGTGTGGAACTACGTCTGTCCACAGCTGGGAGGCATCGGGGTTTCCAGTCTGATG GTTTGTGGTTTTGTGGGCCTCTACTATAATGTGATTATCGGCTGGAGCATCTTCTATTTCTTCCAGTCTTTCCAGTATCCACTGCCTTGGGCTGAATGCCCCATCCAGAGAAATGGATCCCAAGCCA TTGTGGAGCCAGAGTGTGAGAAGAGCTCGGCCACAACTTACTTCTGGTACCGCCAGACTCTCAACATCACCAGCTCGATCGATGACACCGGCGGCCTGAACTGGAAGATGACCCTGTCCCTTCTGGTAGCTTGGATCTTGGTCTGCCTGGCTGTCATCAAGGGCATCCAGTCCTCTGGGAAG GTGATGTACTTTAGCTCTCTTTTCCCATATGTGgtgcttttctgtttcctgGTGCGAGGTTTGATGCTGAAGGGCGCGGTGGATGGCATTGCTCACATGTTCACCCCTAAG CTAGAAAAGATGTTGGAGCCCCAGGTGTGGAGAGAAGCAGCCACACAAGTCTTTTTTGCTCTCGGTCTTGGCTTCGGAGGTGTCATCGCTTTCTCTAGTTACAACAAGCGAGACAACAACTGTCACTTTGATGCTACGCTGGTCTCCGTCATTAACTTTGTTACCTCCATCCTGGCAACTTTAGTTGTGTTTGCGGTCCTGGGGTTCAAGGCGAACATCATGAACGAGAAGTGTGTTGTTGA AAATGCAGAGAAGATTTTGGGCTTCTTGAACACAGGTGTGCTGAGCAAAGAGCTCATCCCTCCTCACATCAACTTCTCCCACCTGTCCGCACAGGACTATGCAGAGATGTATGGTGTCATTAAAACGGTGAAGGAGGACAGCTTTGACCAGCTGGGCCTGGACGCCTGTGTGCTAGAGGACGAACTCAACAAG GCGGTTCAGGGCACTGGTCTGGCATTCATCGCCTTCACAGAGGCCATGACACATTTCCCTGGCAGTCCCTTCTGGTCTGTCATGTTCTTCTTCATGCTGATCAACTTGGGTCTAGGAAGCATGATTGGCACCATGACTGGCATCACCACACCCATACTTGATGCTTTCAAGATCCGCAAAGAGATCCTGTGTG tGGCTTGCTGTATCATAGCCTTTCTGTTAGGCCTGCTGTTTGTGCAGCGCTCCGGGAACTACTTTGTCACAATGTTTGATGACTACTCGGCTGGTTTGCCTCTCACTGTGGTGGTGATCCTGGAAAACATCTCTGTAGCCTGGATCTACGGCACTAAGAG GTTCATGCAGGACCTGGAGGACATGCTTGGTTTCAGGCCGTACGCCTTCTATTACTACATGTGGAGATTTGTGTCGCCAGCTGTCCTGGTGGTGCTCATCTTCTCCACTGTCATCGAAATGGCCACCAGTCCTGCAGGATACAACGCTTGGGTGGAGGCTGAG GGCGCAGAGCGCTTCCATAGCTACCCTCCCTGGGCTTTAGCCATGGCCTACTCCCTCATCGTGCTGGCCATGCTGCCTTTACCCCTCGTCTTTATTGTTCGCCACTTCAACCTGGTCTCAGACGGTTCCAATAAGCTGTCCGTCTCCTACCGTAAGGGCATGATGAAGGACATCTCCAACCTTGAAGAGCAGGACGAGCAGCGCTTCATCCTCAGCAAGAAGCTCAGCGAGGTTCCTTCCCCGATGCCTGCCCACCGTGCTTACCTGGGCCCCGGTGGTACCCAGGAGATGACCAACACCAACTACGGCACCAGCACCAAGACAGGCTACCAGAACATCGGCTCGCCCGAGTCTGAGCTATGA